The Erythrobacter sp. genome segment TGCGTCGAGCGAAACCGACTGGGGAATCGAATTGCGCACTCGCGATCGCCAGCGCAAACTCATCGCCAAGATTGATGCCGCGCTGCGCCGGATCGACGAGGGCGAATACGGCTGGTGCCAGGTGACGGGAGAGCCGATCGGCGTCAACCGGCTGATCGCACGCCCCATTGCCACCATGACGGTGGAAGCACAGGCCGCGCACGAACGGCGCGAAAAGATTTCCCGCGACGACTGACCCGTTCCGGCACAGTTTTACATTTGGGCGGGTAAATTAACGCCTCGTTAGGCTTCTTCGGAGCAAATTCACGCCATAGCAAAGTCCGTGCTTCCGTCGCATTGCAGATTGGGGCCGGGAGCGCAGGATTTCGAGGACGACAGTGAACACGATGAGCAACGTCGATACCCGCCAGGTCGGTCGTGACAGTCTCTTCCTGTTGGCCCAAGTCCGCGTGGACGGGCAGGAGAAAGAGGCCCGCGTCAAGGTCCGGAACCTTTCGGCAGGCGGCATGATGGCCGAGGGCGATGTCAAGGTGATGCGCGGTGCGCATGTCTCCGTGGAGTTGCGCAATATCGGCTGGGTCGAAGGATCGGTGGCGTGGAAGCAGGACAACCGCTTCGGCATCGCTTTCGTCGACGAAATCGATCCCCGGCTGGTTCGCGCACCGGTGGCCACCGCGCCGAGCACTTTTGAACTGCGGCGCCTGCCTGCCGGCCTTAACGACGATCCGGCTTCGCTGCGCAAGCTCTGACAAGACTGCGACGCGCTTGCGGTTGATGAAGGCCGCGCCGGGGCCTATCGCTGACCACGATGGACTTTCCGCACACCCTTACGCGCTTTGGCTGTCGCGCCGGCCTCGCTCTGGTGACGACACTGCTGCTGGCGGGCTGCGGTTCGGGGAATGACGGAACGCTCGATGTCGCGCTGATCGGCACCCCCGAAGCGGTTTTTACCGAGGATCTGCGGCTTTCGGCGACCGCGCAGCACTTGCGCGCGGCAACCCAGAGCGGCCTTGTGGCTTTCGACGCGCAAGGCGAAGTCGTACCCGCACTCGCCGAAACCTGGCTGCCGACCGAAGACGGAATGAGCTACGTCTTCCGCCTGCGAGACATTCCGTGGCCGGACGGCAGCCCGATGACCGCGCAGAGCGCCCGCAGCGCCTTGCTGGAGGCGATGGACGATCTTGCAGGTACATCACTCGCGCAGGATCTTGCACCCATTGCGGAAGTGCGGGCAATGGCAGGCAGGGTGATCGAAATCCGCCTCTCGGTGCCCGAACCCGATCTGCTGCAATTGCTCGCGCAGCCCGAACTGGCACTACGTCACAGTGGCGGGGCCACCGGGCCGATGACACTGGTGCAGGGCGTCGAGACCAATGACGGTGAAGAGCGCAGCACAGCGCGGCTCGAATTCCGACCACCCATCGAACGCGGCTTGCCAATGGACGAGGACTGGCAGGAGGAAGTCCAGCCAGTAGAGATTACGGTGGCTTCCGCCGCCGAAGCTATCGCAATGTTCGATTCCGGAGAGGTCGAACTGGTGCTGGGCGGCGATCTGGGCAGTCTGCCGCTGGTAGAAACCGGGCCGCTGACTTCGGGCACGCTGCGGATCGATTCCACTATTGGACTGTTCGGCCTGCATGTGCGCCGCGCCGAGGGGCTGCTTGGCAATGACGGGGTACGCGAGGCACTGGCAATGGCCATTGACCGGACCGCATTGCTCAGCCCCTTCAACATCGGCGGTTGGGCTGCAACGACGCGCCCGGTATCACCCGGCCTGCCCGGTGATACCGGGCTCGTTCTGGAACGCTGGCAGGATACCGAGATTGCCGAATTGCGGGAGGAAGCGGCAGCAAGGGTTGCCGCCTGGCGCCGACAATTCGACGAAGGCGATCCGGCCGCGCCCGCCATTTTGACCGTGTCGATGGACGAAGGGCCGGGCTGGGATCTGCTCCTGCGCGGTCTGTCGCAGCAACTCGCGCAGATCGGCATAAGGCTCGAACGAGCGGAATCCTTGCGCGATGCCGATCTGGTGCTGGTCGACCGGATCGCCCGCTATCCCGCGCCGCGCTGGTTCCTCGGCCAGTTTCACTGCGGCCTGCGTCGGGGGCTGTGCAGCGAGGATGCTGACAGGCTGCTTGCGCAGGCAGCAGCGCAGGCCAATCCTGCCCTCCGCGCGACGATGATGGCGCAGGCCGAAGCGCGGCTGACGCTGGAGAATGTCTATATCCCGTTCGGCTCGCCGCTGCGCTGGTCGCTGGTGCGCGGTAATGTCGATGGGTTCGAGGCGAATGCCTATGCCTTCCATCCCTTGCCGCCGATGGCGCAGCTCCCCAGATAAGCGGGAAGGAGAACCGCTGCGATGGCCGATTTGCGCAAACCCGTTCCAATCACTGGCGATCCGATGCGTCCGCGCCCGATGGGGCTGGACCTGCCGCTGGGCAACGATCCGCATTCGGCGCGCCGCCGCATCGAGGCGATGGAGCAGGTGCTCGAACGCGCTTTCGTGATTCCCGGCATCAACCGCCCGGTGGGGCTCGATGCGATTGTCGGCCTGATTCCCGTGGTCGGCGATATCATCGCCATGGGTATGGGCGCCTACATCGTCTGGGAAGCGCGCAATCTCGGTATGTCCAAGTTCCAGTTGCTGCGCATGGCAGGCAATGTGGCGATGGACAGTGCGGTAGGCGCGGTGCCGGTGGTGGGCGACCTGTTCGACTTCATGTTCCGTTCCAACAGCCGCAACCTGCGGATCGTGAAGAAGCATCTCGACAAGCATCACCCGCATACCAAGGTAATCGAGCAGTAGGGGGTGATCGAGCAGTAGTTTCATTGGTCACGGCTTGCCGCTAAGGCTGCGGCATGGCCAAAAGCAACGTTACCTATTCCTCCTACCTCGATCTCGAGCGCATCCTTTCGGCGCAGCATCCCGCGTCCGATGCGCATGACGAATTCCTGTTCATCATCGTCCATCAGGCCAGCGAGCTGTGGCTCAAGCTGTGCCTGCACGAGCTGGAGGCGGCGCGTGAACTGGTGATCGCCGACGATCTTGGCCCCGCGTTCAAGATGCTCGCCCGCGTGGCGCAAGCGCAGCGACAGCTGATTTCGAGCTGGGACGTGCTTGCGACGATGACCCCGCACGATTACTCGCTGGTGCGCCCGCATCTGGGCAAGTCGAGCGGGTTCCAGTCGGCGCAGTACCGGCTGATGGAATTCATCCTCGGGGGGCGGAATCCTGATATGGTGACCATGCACGAGGCGGTGCCCGAAGTGGCGGCCAAGCTGCACGCCGAACTGGAAAGGCGGAGCCTCTACGACGAAGTACTGGCGCTGCTGGCGCGGCGCGGCTTCGCGATCCCCGACGAGGTGCTGGCGAGCGACCTGCGCGCGCCGCACGCCCTGAACGAAGCCGTGGTCGAGGCCTGGGCACAGGTTTACCGCGAACCGCGCCGCTATTGGGACCTTTACGAGCTGGCGGAGAAACTGGTCGATCTGGAATACCATTTCCAGCGCTGGCGCTTCGGCCACCTGAAAACGGTCGAACGGGTGATCGGCTTCAAGCGCGGCACCGGCGGCACGGCGGGGATTCCCTATCTCGAAAGCGTGCTCAAGCTGGGGTTCTTCCCCGAACTGCTGGCGGTGAGGACCGAGCTTTGAACTGGGCCGAGGAAGCCGCGCGGCTCGACGCCGCCGATCCGCTGGCGCAGTGGCGAGGCGAATTCCGGCTCGACGAAGATCTCGCCTATCTCGACGGCAATTCGCTCGGCGCGCTGCCCAAGGCGACGCCGGAGCGGGTCGCGCAGGTGGTGCGCGGAGAATGGGGCGAGGGGCTGATCGCGAGTTGGAATGCTGCCGGCTGGATCGACCAGCCGCAACGCGTCGGCGCGAAGATCGCCCCGCTGATTGGCGCTACGCCCGACGAAGTGATCGCGGCGGACAGCGTTTCGGTCAACCTGTTCAAACTCATCAGCGCCGCGCTCGCGATGCTGCCGGGGCGCAAGGTTGTGCTCAGCGAGCCGGGCAATTTCCCCACCGATCTGTACATGATTGCAGGGCTCGAAGCGCAGGGCCTCGCCGAACGGCGGCTGGCCGCCCGAGAGGACTTGGCGGCGGCGCTGGATGAAGATGTGGCGCTGCTCCTCCTCACCCACGTGCATTACAAGACGGGCGAAATGTTCGACATGGCCGCGCTGACCAAGGCGGCGCACGAGGCGGGCGCGCTGGTGCTGTGGGATCTGTCGCACTCGGCGGGCGCGGTGCCGGTGGACCTCACTGCCGCACAGGCCGATTTTGCTGTCGGCTGCGGCTACAAGTATTTGAACGGCGGCCCCGGCGCCCCCGCCTTCGCCTATGTTGCGCAGCGCCACCACGCCGATCTGGTGCAGCCCCTCTCCGGCTGGATGGGCCACGCTGCACCCTTCGCCTTCGCCGATGACTACCAGCCCGCGCCCGGAGTAGCCCGCCTGCTCTGCGGCACCCCGCCGATCCTGGCGCTGAGCGCGCTGGAAGTGGGTGTGGAGCTGGTAGGGCGCATCGGCATTGCTCCGCTGGTGAAGAAATCACGAGTCTTGTCCGAATTTTTCCGTGCAGCAATGGCCGAGTTGGTACCCGAACTCGCCTGCATTTCCCCCGCCAACGCGACAGCGCGCGGGAGCCAACTCTCTTTCCGGCATCCACACGCTTACGAGTTGTGTCAGGCCCTGATTGCTCGCAAGGTCGTGGGAGATTTTCGAGCCCCCGATGTGCTGCGCTTCGGATTTGCCCCCGCCTATGTTCGCTTCATCGATTGCTGGCGTGCAGTGATTGAGTTGCGCAGCATTCTCGATAGCGAGGAATGGCTGAAGCCGGAATTTGCCGAGCGGGCGGCAGTAACGTGATAGAAAGCCATGCGGCGGGCCTCGGCAGTTACCTCGTGGCCTAACGCCGGGTGCAATTTACCGGTTGGAAGCGCGAAGCATCTTTCGCATAACCGCGACGGACGAAATCTTCGGCCAGGCGCAGGAGCCGGTCGCACGGCAGTTCCGCACCCATTTCGAGCGCCAGTTCCAGCGCCCGGGCAATATCGGGAGGACGGGCAACCAGCGCGGCACCCGTCAGGGAGTTGGCTTGCCAGTGCCCCGGCGCCGCATAGCGCGCGGCCATCGCTTCGCGCCCTTCCGGGGATGCAACCAGTCGGGCAAACAACTCCCCCGCCCGATCGGGCAATTCGCCCGTCGCCAATAATGCGCTGACTCGCTGAGCGGCGATGGTGTGTTCCCCTTGCGTGAGCGCCGCCTGTGCACTTGCCGCCTGCGGCAGTGGATCGCGCCAGCTGCGCGCCGCTGCGACTTCGAGCGCGGCAGTTGCAGAAGCGGCATTGCTTTGCATCCCTTCGGCCAGCGCCAGCATGGTGAGGTGATTGGCCGGGAGCGGGCGATAGCGCAGCAATCGCTGCGCC includes the following:
- the dksA gene encoding RNA polymerase-binding protein DksA, with product MATATHDDIDILTKAKRALPRDYTPDDAEEYMSAKQLNYFRVLLLEWKKSVVQAAEGTLQSLQDGPIREPDLNDRASSETDWGIELRTRDRQRKLIAKIDAALRRIDEGEYGWCQVTGEPIGVNRLIARPIATMTVEAQAAHERREKISRDD
- a CDS encoding PilZ domain-containing protein; amino-acid sequence: MSNVDTRQVGRDSLFLLAQVRVDGQEKEARVKVRNLSAGGMMAEGDVKVMRGAHVSVELRNIGWVEGSVAWKQDNRFGIAFVDEIDPRLVRAPVATAPSTFELRRLPAGLNDDPASLRKL
- a CDS encoding ABC transporter substrate-binding protein, whose translation is MDFPHTLTRFGCRAGLALVTTLLLAGCGSGNDGTLDVALIGTPEAVFTEDLRLSATAQHLRAATQSGLVAFDAQGEVVPALAETWLPTEDGMSYVFRLRDIPWPDGSPMTAQSARSALLEAMDDLAGTSLAQDLAPIAEVRAMAGRVIEIRLSVPEPDLLQLLAQPELALRHSGGATGPMTLVQGVETNDGEERSTARLEFRPPIERGLPMDEDWQEEVQPVEITVASAAEAIAMFDSGEVELVLGGDLGSLPLVETGPLTSGTLRIDSTIGLFGLHVRRAEGLLGNDGVREALAMAIDRTALLSPFNIGGWAATTRPVSPGLPGDTGLVLERWQDTEIAELREEAAARVAAWRRQFDEGDPAAPAILTVSMDEGPGWDLLLRGLSQQLAQIGIRLERAESLRDADLVLVDRIARYPAPRWFLGQFHCGLRRGLCSEDADRLLAQAAAQANPALRATMMAQAEARLTLENVYIPFGSPLRWSLVRGNVDGFEANAYAFHPLPPMAQLPR
- a CDS encoding DUF4112 domain-containing protein translates to MGLDLPLGNDPHSARRRIEAMEQVLERAFVIPGINRPVGLDAIVGLIPVVGDIIAMGMGAYIVWEARNLGMSKFQLLRMAGNVAMDSAVGAVPVVGDLFDFMFRSNSRNLRIVKKHLDKHHPHTKVIEQ
- a CDS encoding tryptophan 2,3-dioxygenase encodes the protein MAKSNVTYSSYLDLERILSAQHPASDAHDEFLFIIVHQASELWLKLCLHELEAARELVIADDLGPAFKMLARVAQAQRQLISSWDVLATMTPHDYSLVRPHLGKSSGFQSAQYRLMEFILGGRNPDMVTMHEAVPEVAAKLHAELERRSLYDEVLALLARRGFAIPDEVLASDLRAPHALNEAVVEAWAQVYREPRRYWDLYELAEKLVDLEYHFQRWRFGHLKTVERVIGFKRGTGGTAGIPYLESVLKLGFFPELLAVRTEL
- the kynU gene encoding kynureninase, which produces MNWAEEAARLDAADPLAQWRGEFRLDEDLAYLDGNSLGALPKATPERVAQVVRGEWGEGLIASWNAAGWIDQPQRVGAKIAPLIGATPDEVIAADSVSVNLFKLISAALAMLPGRKVVLSEPGNFPTDLYMIAGLEAQGLAERRLAAREDLAAALDEDVALLLLTHVHYKTGEMFDMAALTKAAHEAGALVLWDLSHSAGAVPVDLTAAQADFAVGCGYKYLNGGPGAPAFAYVAQRHHADLVQPLSGWMGHAAPFAFADDYQPAPGVARLLCGTPPILALSALEVGVELVGRIGIAPLVKKSRVLSEFFRAAMAELVPELACISPANATARGSQLSFRHPHAYELCQALIARKVVGDFRAPDVLRFGFAPAYVRFIDCWRAVIELRSILDSEEWLKPEFAERAAVT